The sequence CTCCCGATTCCTGCCGCAGGATGCCTCGTTCCTGAAGGAGGGTGTTTGGGGACGGAGATAAAGAGGACACGGGTAAGAGACCCTGAAGGTGTCAGCGCGTGTCCTCAATGCCACAAGCTTGCGGCGTGGCCCTGTGTctcatccatccgtctgtccatccatcatctaCCTATCAACTCGGAGATTCGTCACAATCTGGCTGATACACACCGCCCTGCAGGGGAGGGCTCCTTCCCCCCATTCTCACTGCTTCACGGAGAGGTCAGGTGCCGTGGTCAGCCGCTTCCCCCGCTGAGCTCACCAGCAGCCCGTGTGTTCCCCTCTTTTATAGCTATTGTCCACTAAAGgctctttcttccttgtttgttttttttttgaagattttattgttaagtaatctctacacccaacgtggggtttgaacctgcaaccccaagatcaagactcacacGTGCCATCAACTGAGCCAGAGAGGTGTCCCCTCTAACTTTCTAAGTGGAAAGTCTTATCTTTTCACAGACACGTGAATTAATTCAAGGAGAAAAGACCCCCTGTTCCTCTCATGAGAGATGtaaaatagtttacttttatAGCTTATAGTCCTTCATCAACATTGGTAATCTAATCATGTTATTTTACTAAATTATAATCCTATCCTCAGTCcagatttgaaaaatttttaatgtactttttaattttttttaacgttcatttatttttgaagcaggggaggggcagagagagtgggagacacagaatccgaagcaggccccaggctctgagctgtccgcacagagcccaacacggggctcaaactcacagactgtgagatcatgacctgagccgatgcttaaccaactgcgccccccaggcaccctgggtaaatttattttaaaatgaagctatttaggggtgcctgggtggctcggtcggttgagcgtccgacttcggctcaggtcatgatctcacggttcgtgggttcgagccccgcatcgggctctgtgctgacagctcggagcccggggcctgcttcggattctgtgtctccctctctctctgcccctcccccacacgcgttctgtctgtctctctcaaaaataaataaacattaaaaaaaatttaaaaaagataaaatgaagctATTTAACTATCCCAAGATGGGGGACGGGGGGTGGAAATATCACTTGGCATAAAGGCCACCACAAAATATACAGGCAAAGGATTGTTGGATTGTAATTCTAAGCGGACTAGCAGATGTCAAACGGGGGTCAAAGGCACATTAGTCCCCGAGACCCCCCTCTTCAGACTGTCAGAGAGTAAACTGAGATGGGGCGATCTCACCATGTGGGATTCCATTTCAGCTCTGGCCTGACGTCTTTTGTATCCCAGGGGTGTGTGCCCCACCTCTCAGGAAACGGGGACATACGCTATGACAAGGGACTGCAATGTGACTTTTGGCGGAGGCAGAGAACACCTGGGTCCTATCGACTGGCCAACACACAGCACTATGTCTTGAAGGTTTCACAGCGTCGTCTGTGTAAACAGCCGAGAGGCGGTCACGTCCACAGATGGCAAAATCAAACCGGGTGGCAACATTTCCCCCCAAGGCAACTGGCTTATTAGTTTTGTCTacgactttgttttgtttccttaactTCCGTAATCAGAATGAGGTGGGTTCTTCCTGCTTACAAGCTCCTGAGGCTTAATGTTCTGAAGACACAACCATCTAGAAATATGTCCCTATGGTGGCTGATATCTCCGTGTGGCTGTTTAAACTGACATCGGGAGTAAcgacaaacaaataaaattagcaaTTCACATCCTCAAACAATtcatttccttcactttcttgACACGTTTCAAGGGCTCTGTGGCCAACCggggctagtggctactgtagtAGGCGTGGTTACAGCACAATTCCATTATGGTGGAAAGTTCTACTGGGCGGGGCTAGCTTAGACGACGCACGTCTTACCAATGGAGAAACTGTAATCCAGAGCCGCCACCTGGCATAGCCCCGCAGCTGGCAGAGAACCCCGACGCTGGGGCCAGGACTCTGGATTCATGATCACGGCCCCATCAGAGGGCGATATTTCAAACCAGAGCTGGGAGGTCAAGGTCAAATCCAGGCACTGGCCCGGCAGCTGCAGGGCCCACATTCACACCCCCCTTTTCGTCAGCTGCTGCGTTCTCTGCACTCTGCTCAGGGTTCCTCCGCCTCGCCAGTCACGCCGTCTCCTACCTGGACCTGGCCAGCGGGCAGCCTGTGTTTGCTGGGTACCAGGGGTTTGCAGGGTCCTCCCCTTGCCAAGAGCTGCCGCTGACCAGCTCCAGAGGGAGGTGACCGCCAAGGTAAGAGCGCTCGCAAAGACTTACATCCGTGATGCTTTCGATAATTTCAAAGCTGCTCACATTCTCATCCCACTGGTCTCTCAGGGTCCCAGCAAGTGGCTTAACGCAGCCCCACACCTTCTCTGGCGTCCCATTCACGATGCCTTCTCCCCGGTACCTGGAGCACAAGGAGGAAGGTGATGCCAGGCATCAACCAAACGCTTTTTATCCTGGGATCGTACACAAGGACTCGGTGCCACATCTGTCACCGCTCTTTGAGACAGCCTCGCGGATTGGGGGCTGAGGTTTACCAGCCCGCCTCCCCTCAGGCCTGCAGGAATGGACAGTGAGCTTTCGCAAGAGACAGTTTGCTGGAAATGGTTGAGATAAAAACAGGAAGGTTTTCTGGACGACAACTGGCCAGCTGATTCCAGGGTGCTAGGGGAGACTGGAATTATTTTAGGAAGCAAACCCACAGAGACATCCAGAGCGGTGTGGCACTTCTGATGAACTTGGACAAGGCACTTACAGGTTCCCTGGAAACTCCATAGATGGCCTCCAGGAAACCGAGACTCCATTCTGTCAAAAGGCACAGAATCGCAGAATTTAGAGCTAGAAGGGCTCTGGGAGATCACCTGGCCCCTTCCCCTGGTCTGGAAGTCTGGAGCCTCGAGAGGTGGGATTCTCCAAGGTGCGTGACCCCACTCGTGTGCCAGGGCGGGGGTCCTGGACCAAGCTGAACGTGATGAAGCAACGGCTCTTAACTGGATTCCAAGGGCTCAGGGCGGTTTTCCAGCCTCTCCAAATCACCACGCATTTTGTTTCCTCCAGCAATGTCAGTCTGCTCGTTAAAAGTCATGAGCTGCGCAGGCAAAAACCATTCCCATGCCGCCCTCCCgggaacacagagagaggtgCAGGCTTTGGAACCTGGTGTTTTGGCTCGACTCCAAACCACCGTGTGCTAGCCAGGcggccttggacaagtcacacAAGGAAAGGGACAGACACTTATCTCCCGGGGTCACAGTGCGCACAACGggcctaggattttttttttttttttttttttttttttaaggaaacaaccCTCAAGGGAATCTCCTCCCAATCCAGCTCCAGGGTATTGGAATGCAGAAAGGAGCGGGAAGAGGAGGAGCCTGGGGTCTACGGAGGAGACCCCGGCCCCAGGGAGCAAAGGCCCCACGACCCCTTCCTGCCCAGCTCCTCACTCACGGCTTCCCGGCAAATTTTCCATCCTGACTTGTCTTGCCGGTACTGGAGCATCTTCTCCGCCACCGCCTCGCCCATCTGCGCGGCCAGCGCCGGGTCCATAGCGCCAAGGGCCGCGCGTGGCTGCGGGGTCGCGGCCCGGCTGAGCGGCGGCGGGCGCCGGGTCCGGGAGGCCACAGCTCGCGGGCCCGGGCGGAACCTGGGCCTCGGCCCCGCCCCGCACTCGGGATTGGCCCAGGCAGGCAGACGGGCCCCGCCCCGCGCTCGGGATTGGCCCAGGCCGGCAGACGGGCCCCGCCCCGCGCTCGGGATTGGCCCAGGCAGGCAGACCGGCGGCCTGAGACTGGCACCGCCCGCGAGCGCCAGACCCGGCTGGGCGGGTCCGGGGATCACGGCGCAGACCTGCCGGGTCCGCCTCCCGCCCGCCGGGTCCCGGGAGCCGCCTTGCACCCCGAGCTCGGGGCGGCCCCGCGGAGGCCCAGGCGGGCCGGGAGCGCGCACCGGTGCTCGGAGCGCCCGCAGGCCTGCAGCCGGGCCGGGCGACCGTGCAGTTCGCGTCGGAGATGAGCTTCTGGGGTGGCTGCTGCGGGGGCGCAGGGGGGGGTGCGCGGGGACGCGGGGTAGGGGCCGCAGCCGCGGAGGGGAGACGGCGGGGCCGGGGAGGAGAGGGCTCCGTCGCCGGTGCCCAGACgggggaggctggaggtctgTGCCAGTGACGTGGGGGCTGCAGAACGGCGGCCGCCCCTGCGGCCTGAGCCCCTGGGGACCGTGGTGCCCTCAGTTCTGGGCACTTGGGGTCGGAGGGCTGAACGACCTAAGTGGAGGGGCCCAGGAGGCGTGGGATGTGGGGGGCATCTGGGGCAGAGTGAGGCTCCGGGTAAGAGGTACAGGCTTCTGCGCATCCGGGTGGCCTCGGTCTTGGGGAGCGAGTGGGGCCACATCCCCCTGGTGCGAATGGCAAGGGCAGCCTCGGTCTCTCCTCTTCTGGAACCAACCAAATGTGTGAAGAGGTCAGCACTGaggtctgtgtgtgcgtgtgtccctgtgcctgttgtttcttgtaaaGGTGTGAAAAATGGTCGTAAACCAAAAGACGACTTGAAAATCCTTTTCGGAGATTGTGATGGGCTGCCGGGCTGTAAGGAAGCCCTGGACGGGGACTTGGGGACTTAGGGACTCCCGGGTTCCCGACCCGGCTTCACCCCGTAgtggctgtgtgatttggggcaagtcacttaacctctctgagcctcagtttgttccAAGATGAAGCGAGACACTAATCAATGTCTCCGTGCCAAGTGAAGTCACACGTGGGTATTCCTAGGAGGCAGCAAAGGAAAGACCAATGAGGTAaccacattaaaaagaattaagcacaggggcgcttggatggttcagtcggttgaccttgggactctggattttggctctggtcatgatcccagggcttgggatccagccccgctttgggctctgcgcagagcatgcagcctgcttaagagtctgtctctccctctgcccctctgcccctctcccccactctctcgctctgtctctaaaaataaaataattttttattaaatttttttttaacatttatttatttttgagacagagggagacagagcatgaacgggggaggggcagagagagagggagacacagaatccgaagcaggctccaggctctgagccatcagcccagagcctgacgcggggctcgaactcacggaccacgagatcgtgacctgagctgaagtcaggcgctcaaccgactgagccacccaggcgcccctaaaataatttttaaacatagggaaaaaagatgttttaaaaaaattaagcacatcAAAAATGCCACAAAAATATCTGAAGGAAAAATCGGAGCACTGTTTATCTAAAAGTAAGTTTTTGTCATGTACAAAGTGCTCTTACGAATTATTAGGATATATGCAAACAACCGAACAGACAAAACGAATGCATCAGATGGGAACAGATACTCTGCAGAAAAATTAACAGGGCTAAGAAGGCAGTGAAAAGTTGCAGGACCTCCCTCATAGGGAATCCGTcactaaaacattaaaacaagcgTCCACTTTCACACCTATCAGCCGGGCAGATAAAGAGGTCTGTTAATTCCGGGTAGGAGGGTGTATGTTTTAATACGCTGCGGGCAGGAGTCTAAACTTATGTAACCTTCTGGGAGGAGAACAGCCTATCAAAATGTGAGTTTACTTGTGCTTTGACCAAGAAACTCCTGCACAAAGCCAAAGATTGATCATGCAACCGGAAAGAAATCTGTTTGTTGGCGGAGTAAAGAAAGTTACAGGGTATTCATTCAGTGGACTATTAGGTAGCCATTAAAACAGTGAGacacaggaaggggagggagcccAGCTGGGACAGGAAATATTCTCTGGAGCACAGGCAGCAGGCTGGACACGGTTGATGGGAAGTCGGCTGTTCTAGCCAAGAGCAATTTATTctctatgaaggaaaaaaatggtgttGAAAACTCAGTTtatgagggctgatggggggtgggagggaggggagggtgggtgatgggtattgaagagggcgtcttttgggaggagcactgggtgttgtatggaaaccaatttgacaataaatttcatatatttaaaaaaaacctcagtttAAGAATTGGCTtagtattatttaaattcttaactCTCCCCTATGAATGTTTTATATGTGCAATGTGCACTGacagggaatatatatatatatatatatatatattttttaatttattatttttttgccaaaaatatatattaaaagacaaGGGTATTGTAGGTAGGAGAGTCAGTGCGCAGCTCAGATTGCCTGGATTCAGATCCCAGCATCGCCACGTAACTAGCTGTGACCCTGGCAAGTCACTGACCCTTGCAGACTTTAGCgtcctcatttggaaaatgagaaaaatcatagCGCTAACTCCTGGGGTTGACGTATGAGCCGAAGGTTTTAACGGATGGGTTGGCAATCGGAATGGTGGCTGGCGTACCATGAATGTTCATATGTAACATATCATATGTGTCTTGAGTGAGAAAAAAAACTAGAGatgtttgtgtatgtttataCATCGATGTGTTTAGAAGATTGGCTTCTAGCAAGATACAAACTGTGAGCAGGAGGGAGTGATGCCAAAGGctgttactttttttattttgtatcctcATACACTGTGTTTAATTATTCTAATTCCTAACATgtaagactttttaaattaataaaagccTCCTTGACAAATTCAGTGTAGGCTTTCTGTAAAGCTGCAGCTCAAGACCTCGTCAGCTGGGACCTGTCAGAGATTTTTTGTTTGGGGATAAAACACAGTGAAAGCATAGCTCAGGGAAAGTCAGTCTTTCTGTagaaagtgattttcttttcttttttttttttttttagtgtttatttacttttgagaaacagagcatgagtgggggaggggcagagagaggaggagacacagaatccgaagcaggttccaggctctgagccatcagcacagagcctgatgcggggctgaaacccacgagctgtgagatcgtgacctgagtcaaaatcaagagtcagacgctcaaccaacggagccaccaaggtgccccataaggttacagattctttttttttttttaatttcttttaatgttactttatttttgagacagagcatgagtgggggagggcagagagagagggagacagaatcagaagcgggctccaggctccaagctgccagcccagagcccgacgcggggctggaacccacgaaccatgagatcacgacctgagccgaagtcagatgcttagccgactgagccacccaggcgcctggaaAGTGACTTTAAAGTAGACATCAAACACTTAAGAGACTTATTCTTATATAAAtggaacatgttttttttttacaaaaaagagtTAACACTGTAAGAGTGTTTAATGTTTGCTCCCAGAAAACAAGAAGCCCGGAGACCTGTGGAGGTTGTGGGggccgggcaggggcgggggtcgGCCCACAGGACTAGCCGCTCACAGGGCCTGGGGCTGACGTTCAGAGCTGATGGGAAGGAGGATGGAGCCACTCTGCCGTCCCCACTGATCAGAGCCCCTGCCACCACGTCCTCAGGCCTCTGAGTAACCCAGCTGTGAGAGCAGATCGCGCTGGAATCCTAGTTGAATATTAAATCAGTGTAGATggcgggagggtggggtgggggcggtggggggagccCGGcggcctccaccccaccccagctccagacCGCGGAGGGGTGGGCTCCTGTGTGCACACCCTCCAGCCCTAAGAGCTCCTGAATGGGGTATTTGCGTTCTACTTGGACGATGGCGAGGGATCGGGTGTGCATTTCCGACGTTCATTCCGGCAGGTGCTGTCTCCACAGGCGAGTTTTCACCTGTAAGCACGCATATGCTTGTTCTTAGCCGCAGCTGGTTGTTTTCGGCGGGTCCTACTTGCCACTGTCCCGAGCACCTGCTCTGCGTGGTGCCTTTGAGCCCTCACGGCATTAGGAGATGCTATCATCCCATTGCACAGGTTGAGAAACTGAGAATCCCCTAGGGTGTCCATGGCCCCGGAGCTAGTAAGGGGCAGAGCTGTGGCACACGCCCAGGCTCTGTTTACTTAACAAGCTTTACCGCCTCCGGCTTCCTGTGAGGAAACGCAGTGTTTACCACGAAACGGGCaaagaacaaaatccaaaccGAGGCAATCCTGAAGAGGGAAAACACGCAAACACGTCCACGGAGTCGCCGGAAAACAGGAGGGCCACCCGAGCCTACAGAAGTCAGTCTTTTCGAGATGCACAGAAACTGCTCTCTGAATACTCTGGCCTTCGCGAATTTGGAGACAGGAGCAGTGACCGAGGGAGGCGCCTTTAGGGGCCTAAGGCATTTGCCAGACTGTTCCCATCAAGAGGAATTCACGCACCTCGATTTAGTGGATACCGTTGTCCCGATCTCTGAGACCTGAGAGGAGGTTGTTGCATAGACATGGTTAGGAGAGATTTTTAATAACGGTGTGGACCATGTCCTCAGTGATAGTTTTACTGGAGGGCGGATGGGAatcgccccctgccccccaccgcccGCAGGGACCGTCCCCGGAAGCCCAAGCCGTGCTGTGAAGGGTCAGTTACGAGAAGGTGTTTTGGTAGCGCGGACTGGGGCTTTCTGCTGGCTGCGGCTCAGGTAAGGGCCAGAGCTGGTGGCCACTGACAACAGAAGACCGAGCAAAAGGCGGACAGGCTGTCCGTTCGCAGGTGAGAAAATGCGAGCAACCAGTCAACACGGGGAAAGAGGCTAACGACCAGAGAAATGCGGATTAATTCAAATAACTTGGAATTTGGGGCTCccgggcggctcggtcggttaagcattcgacttccgctcgggtcacgatctcgcggtttgtgagtctgaccccccgcgtcgggttctgtgcggacggctcggagcctggagcctgcttcggattcggtgtctccctctctccccgcccctccccgcttgtcctctctctctcaaaaatatgtaaccactggggcgcctgggcggctcagtcggttaagcgtccgactttggctcaggtcacaatctcgcggtccgtgagttcgagccccgagtcgggctctgtgctgatggctcagagcctggagcctgtttcagattctgtgtctccctctctctctctgaccctcccctgtt comes from Panthera tigris isolate Pti1 chromosome B3, P.tigris_Pti1_mat1.1, whole genome shotgun sequence and encodes:
- the STARD5 gene encoding stAR-related lipid transfer protein 5 isoform X2 codes for the protein MDPALAAQMGEAVAEKMLQYRQDKSGWKICREANGVSVSWRPSMEFPGNLYRGEGIVNGTPEKVWGCVKPLAGTLRDQWDENVSSFEIIESITDERGILRQESGVEAGRVVTKNKSLLLVLLHNAVYQQNRHPLGRHEAHFPQRFRGLGVGQEVRGWDSQLQRCERGTSVMPPEAGVRERVQPPLWLLLRTSARGARPDPPGHILPD
- the STARD5 gene encoding stAR-related lipid transfer protein 5 isoform X4; amino-acid sequence: MDPALAAQMGEAVAEKMLQYRQDKSGWKICREANGVSVSWRPSMEFPGNLYRGEGIVNGTPEKVWGCVKPLAGTLRDQWDENVSSFEIIESITDTLCISRTATPSAAMKLISPRDFVDLVLVKKYEDGTLSSNGSPAGPTWSHSSRLTSAGTSHGVWWTPSSPAAWLASTPTWRKP